One Tenebrio molitor chromosome 2, icTenMoli1.1, whole genome shotgun sequence genomic region harbors:
- the LOC138122847 gene encoding enolase-phosphatase E1-like — MSSENDSVSPPVNFEKCSLVLVDVAGTTTSIDFVKDTLFPFVIKQADAFLQAKWDEEAVKECLQQIKDDGADLDVAGAVERVKTLTDQQSSNKGLKTLQGLIYKDGYEKGDLKAHVFDDVPGAFEAWAKNRRVAIYSTGSIDSQKLLFSHTTQGDLSGHISTYFDQTVGPKTEAESYKKIAQETKVEPEEIVFITDDSKEATAAKSGGVTAVLINREGNPPHPDGISKDFTVISSFKDLGLDKTSKRKNEEQSTSTEAPPAKILKTEVENAEVPEKVEEKAESMEVDSAPEKTTTAIEETEKPTETSIEKTEPETKKESSGDVEMKEAKAEEKVETVADEAKKSTEEILPVTKEAQATKEGSQAQATTDEAKPTTEESQTPAKEEKKVVEETQTAETKSSEEMQISEEEKPAADDAHATTEGETKTATETAKSTSEEAPTTSQDDTSEKTPTTEKEEAKPASDEAKTVTTEEAKPSAAEENEAKPEEEKPKKVEETQTAAEEKTTEEPKSEKPDEEKTETIPDEAAKVADEKPTENGDETTEAEEAETSTTKTEEKENKSVLANGVENGKDESEVDNNAGESAEIKTDDVDKDDESDVKVKKLEESADSKTVSVEV; from the exons ATGAGTTCGGAAAACGATAGTGTTTCTCCTCCGGTGAACTTCGAGAAATGCTCTTTGGTGTTGGTGGACGTTGCCGGCACAACGACTTCCATCGACTTCGTTAAG GACACCTTGTTTCCGTTCGTGATCAAACAAGCCGACGCTTTTCTCCAAGCCAAATGGGACGAAGAAGCCGTCAAGGAGTGTCTCCAACAGATCAAGGACGACGGTGCCGACCTGGACGTCGCCGGGGCTGTCGAACGCGTCAAAACGCTAACAGACCAGCAGAGTTCCAACAAGGGACTCAAGACCCTTCAAGGCCTGATCTACAAAGACGGTTACGAGAAGGGCGACCTCAAAGCACA CGTTTTCGACGATGTTCCTGGCGCTTTTGAAGCCTGGGCCAAGAATAGACGCGTCGCCATCTACTCCACGGGCAGTATCGACTCGCAGAAATTGCTTTTCTCTCATACCACACAGGGTGACCTTTCTGGACACATTTCCACGTATTTCGACCAAACAGTGGGACCTAAAACCGAGGCCGAGAGTTACAAGAAAATCGCACAAGAAACGAAAGTCGAGCCCGAAGAGATCGTCTTCATCACTGACGATTCCAAGG aagcGACAGCTGCCAAATCCGGAGGTGTTACAGCTGTCCTGATCAACCGCGAAGGCAATCCGCCCCATCCAGACGGTATCTCCAAGGACTTTACCGTCATCAGTTCCTTCAAAGATCTAGGGCTGGATAAGACTTCCAAACGAAAAAACGAAGAACAATCGACTTCTACAGAG GCACCGCCTGCGAAGATTCTTAAAACTGAAGTTGAAAACGCCGAAGTCCcagaaaaagttgaagaaAAAGCTGAATCGATGGAAGTGGATTCTGCCCCTGAAAAAACTACAACTGCCATTGAAGAGACTGAAAAACCCACTGAAACTTCAATTGAAAAGACTGAACCTGAAACTAAAAAAGAAAGCAGTGGCGACGTTGAAATGAAAGAAGCCAAGGCAGAAGAAAAAGTGGAAACTGTCGCGGAcgaagcgaagaaatctacaGAAGAAATATTACCGGTAACAAAAGAAGCACAAGCAACAAAGGAAGGATCACAAGCTCAGGCAACAACGGACGAAGCAAAACCGACAACAGAGGAATCACAAACGCCagcaaaagaagaaaaaaaagtagtTGAAGAAACACAAACAGCAGAGACCAAATCGTCAGAAGAAATGCAAATTTCAGAGGAAGAGAAACCAGCAGCAGACGATGCGCACGCAACAACGGAAGGAGAAACAAAAACGGCCACGGAAACTGCCAAATCGACGTCAGAGGAAGCACCAACGACGTCACAAGACGATACGTCGGAAAAGACACCAACAACCGAAAAGGAAGAGGCCAAGCCAGCGTCAGATGAGGCGAAAACGGTGACGACGGAGGAAGCAAAACCCTCCGCGGCGGAAGAAAACGAGGCAAAACCGGAAGAAGAGAAACCGAAGAAGGTGGAAGAGACACAAACGGCCGCTGAAGAAAAAACAACCGAAGAACCGAAATCAGAAAAACCGGACGAAGAAAAGACCGAGACCATTCCGGACGAGGCGGCGAAAGTCGCCGACGAGAAACCGACGGAGAACGGCGACGAAACCACTGAAGCCGAAGAGGCCGAAACGTCGACAaccaaaactgaagaaaaggAAAACAAGAGTGTACTGGCTAACGGTGTGGAAAACGGCAAGGACGAAAGTGAAGTTGACAACAATGCCGGTGAAAGCGCCGAAATAAAAACCGACGACGTCGATAAGGACGATGAGAGCgatgtaaaagtaaaaaagttaGAAGAGAGCGCCGACAGTAAAACAGTAAGTGTGGAGGTTTAA
- the LOC138122856 gene encoding ephrin-B1-like, with protein sequence MVWQASGVLLNGLILLTFSLHSFVTATIPSSAKFYTIHWNSSNPIFRIDNTDNIIDVNRYNLKFEYDQVNLICPVYVPGTRDEEMEKYIIYNVSKDEYETCRITNPNPRIIAVCDKPYKLMYFTITFRPFTPQPGGLEFLPGHDYYFISTSTSDDLHRRIGGRCTTHNMKIVFKVWGPTPTSPPPAPVTVSRWWPVTSPRTTTTSTTTTTSTQPPTTTTKKSKTYSNKHPNEVGKSEELTLGGGGGGVARRVNLLVSCAVTVVVFAMR encoded by the coding sequence ATGGTCTGGCAAGCGAGCGGTGTCCTTCTCAACGGCCTGATCCTGTTAACGTTCAGCCTACACAGTTTCGTAacggcaacgattccgagcaGCGCCAAGTTCTACACGATACACTGGAACTCCTCGAACCCCATATTTCGCATCGACAACACCGACAACATCATCGACGTGAATCGCTACAACCTCAAGTTCGAGTACGACCAGGTGAACCTGATCTGTCCGGTGTACGTCCCGGGCACGCGAGACGAAGAGATGGAGAAGTACATCATCTACAACGTGTCCAAAGACGAATACGAAACGTGTCGGATAACGAACCCGAACCCGCGCATCATCGCCGTCTGCGACAAACCGTACAAGCTGATGTACTTCACGATAACGTTCAGGCCTTTCACGCCGCAACCGGGAGGGTTGGAGTTCCTCCCCGGCCACGACTACTACTTCATCTCGACGTCGACCAGCGACGACCTGCACCGGCGAATAGGCGGACGCTGCACCACGCACAACATGAAGATCGTGTTCAAGGTGTGGGGACCGACGCCGACGTCGCCGCCGCCGGCGCCCGTCACCGTGTCGAGATGGTGGCCGGTCACGTCGCCGAGGACCACCACGACGAgcacgacgacgacgacgagcaCGCAGCCGCCGACAACGACGACGAAAAAGTCCAAAACGTACAGTAACAAACATCCCAACGAGGTCGGTAAGAGCGAAGAACTCACGttgggcggcggcggcggcggcgtcgCTCGCCGAGTGAATCTGTTGGTGTCGTGTGCGGTCACCGTGGTGGTTTTCGCGATGcgatga
- the LOC138122850 gene encoding tudor domain-containing protein 15-like: MAQKSNYSEDKGYVNIYGHDVRVYVCEKTGQIVIPIDELKEMGFRLYKKSQYGKLLIDDNQFSKEFDMYMLQSAQTYMLENKITFKENDILESINKCKKMLTGGQNDTRMSTPTSNFKNHLVETTPVSSITPNLKQSVTVQNENLDIHDHQFRGFTKKKSPASVVCSFDNSLSQDLKKNNLVDSTRQRNSFSGEDNSIPRSHSPDYPPSEKSNSFVQKLYSPNTSFESKTSPNPNVPLELRKPNSFNHVQLPNSATDSNQKRNLDGADNKEEIKRLEPITLDKTEHNVLVSFVEKQNNYWVQDADHADDLLEIAAKIKECVAKQPVVSKYVYNKLYLAQDDGLWCRCRIIKFKPLRVFFVDYGNTAQVQDLKEASEDLNKIPAQAVKILFNTLEYTPTVYENLRIKIKKRHENGSYYVDRIITDVNGSVSPKVDTTSTVNVYFGKPKQLCELEHGQRVMVISEVEGKLALRTKECYDKLRQIEKSIGGVTAKPVEEVDKQQLVLCTVKDKLQRGIVSNVQGNSVNIELLDYCETVTVPLTSVNHITESLSQEPTTYILTPKLKELNDQSGKLIQDLITSRTKATVVLNGDFDLQLGDELLSQKLKPPSQKVKPPSQHSDRVLLSSMKHFKPELGAGEYMLQTYRDAENVTIGSEEELGNHIDVICKTELEDDRPYEPIVGEVCFGIYQDCWSRCVVLRLMNGRYEVQFIDFGNLAFLNLEELRKLSGEEKETPVLGVPCKLVGLPRVENIDVLLKKHVIDGNTYKMNIKKYNGQSYEIEIPDLYDAVQKDV; encoded by the exons atgGCCCAAAAGTCCAATTACAG TGAAGACAAGGGTTACGTAAATATTTACGGACACGATGTAAGAGTTTACGTGTGCGAAAAGACTGGACAAATTGTAATTCCAATCGACGAGTTAAAAGAAATGGGGTTCCGGTTGTACAAAAAGAGCCAATATGGCAAACTGTTGATTGACGACAA TCAGTTCAGTAAGGAATTCGATATGTATATGTTGCAGTCAGCACAAACTTACAtgcttgaaaataaaatcacattcAAGGAAAATGATATATTGGAGAGCATAAACAA GTGTAAAAAGATGCTCACTGGGGGTCAAAATGATACAAGAATGAGTACTCCCACCAGTAATTTTAAGAATCATTTAGTAGAGACTACTCCTGTATCTTCTATTACTCCTAACTTGAAGCAGTCTGTAACTGTGCAAAATGAAAACTTGGATATCCATGATCATCAGTTTAGGGGATTCACCAAGAAAAAAAGTCCCGCTTCGGTCGTCTGTTCGTTTGACAACAGTTTAAGCCaagacttaaaaaaaaataatttagtggATTCTACCAGACAAAGGAATTCGTTTAGCGGAGAAGATAATTCAATACCTAGAAGTCATTCTCCTGACTATCCCCCTTCCGAAAAAAGTAACAGTTTTGTACAGAAATTATATAGTCCAAATACGTCATTCGAATCAAAAACATCTCCTAATCCAAATGTACCGTTGGAACTGAGAAAGCCCAACAGTTTCAATCACGTTCAGCTGCCAAATTCAGCAACTGACTCTAATCAAAAACGCAATTTAGATGGCGCCGATAATAAAGAAGAGATAAAAAGGTTGGAGCCAATTACACTGGACAAAACAGAACACAAT GTTTTAGTTTCATTTGTAGAAAAACAGAATAACTATTGGGTTCAGGACGCCGACCACGCCGATGATTTGCTAGAAATCGCCGCTAAAATTAAAGAATGTGTGGCAAAACAGCCAGTTGTctcaaaatatgtatacaaCAAACTTTATCTGGCACAAGACGATGGTTTATG gtgcCGGTGCagaattataaaattcaagCCTCTGAGAGTGTTTTTCGTCGACTATGGAAACACCGCGCAAGTACAAGATCTTAAAGAAGCGTCTgaagatttaaataaaatcccAGCGCAGgcagtgaaaattttattcaacacTTTAGAGTATACACCTACAGTGTATGAAAATCTCagaatcaaaattaaaaaacgg catGAAAACGGTTCATATTATGTTGACCGTATTATCACAGACGTTAACGGCTCTGTTTCCCCAAAAGTCGATACAACTTCGACGGTAAATGTATATTTTGGGAAACCGAAACAGTTATGCGAACTCGAACACGGTCAAAGAGTGATGGTGATATCCGAAGTTGAGGGGAAATTAGCTCTTAGAACCAAAGAGTGTTACGATAAGTTGAGACAAATCGAAAAGTCTATAGGGGGCGTGACAG CTAAACCCGTCGAGGAGGTTGACAAACAACAGTTGGTATTGTGCACTGTAAAAGACAAATTACAAAGAGGAATCGTCTCCAATGTTCAAGGCAATTCGGTAAATATTGAGTTACTTGATTACTGCGAAACAGTTACTGTACCGTTGACGTCAGTCAATCATATTACTGAGTCGCTGAGTCAAGAACCCACCACCTATATTCTCACGCCAAAACTCAAAGAATTGAACGATCAATCCGGGAAACTTATTCAAGATCTTATCACTTCCAGAACCAAGGCTACTGTG GTACTGAATGGCGATTTTGATTTGCAACTGGGCGACGAACTGCTATCTCAAAAACTAAAACCGCCATCTCAAAAAGTAAAACCGCCAAGTCAACATTCGGACAGAGTTTTGCTGTCAAGCATGAAACATTTTAAACCTGAATTGGGTGCCGGCGAGTACATGTTGCAGACCTACCGCGACGCGGAAAACGTTACCATCGGGTCCGAGGAAGAACTAGGAAATCACATAGACGTCATTTGCAAGACAGAATTGGAAGACGACCGACCGTACGAGCCGATCGTCGGCGAAGTGTGTTTCGGGATATATCAGGACTGCTGGTCGAGATGCGTAGTGCTTCGTTTGATGAACGGCCGATACGAAGTTCAGTTTATAGATTTCGGCAACttggcatttttaaatttggaagagTTACGAAAATTGTCCGGCGAAGAAAAGGAAACTCCCGTTTTGGGAGTTCCCTGTAAGCTAGTCG GTTTGCCACGAGTTGAAAATATCGACGTACTGTTGAAAAAACACGTGATCGACGGAAATACCTACAAaatgaatattaaaaaatacaacggTCAATCCTACGAGATCGAGATTCCCGATTTGTATGATGCAGTCCAGAAGGATGTATAA
- the Veneno gene encoding maternal protein tudor isoform X1 codes for MNDFNIRMQDDNKFVDIHGREITTISVGKNNEAAFPLSELKQTGVGIYQKSQYAKLSAKEKDFDGDFINYMLESAKSYMLNNKISFSQEQIIRSIENCKTVLSGNRTATPQPSFLKNRSIEKRSDDEILIQVKNTPEVTPPSTGLPRKSPIMSPQQLSFLKETKNTNLKIEKRQNPNEKSSQSRKHDLKNRLAEQKNQIVESGDWSSSSSTSSGSIKKNFNSGKPKPNKKNSPEKSREGPPEVRPPKGKFSYDMDAEEHDVVVTQIDKPNCIWVRDKVNDELLNSVHVKINEEATFQKVASKPWEMDKVYMAQDEGCWFRCKITKFTPLTVFFLDYGNVAEVNEIKEVSDEMAKIPCLAVRITFKVSEYEPRLEDEIRMKRFMRNKDGTFFVNILKSPLKPANKTQSYFTRPPYFSSPQDRQSVVIMREKNGLLYLRTRECFEKMKEIEKAIENYVKTAGPVQNVKVNQLVLCQRNKDKFDRAIVTKVHQTGAEIELLDYLESSKVELKMLKTISEELSREPVTYCVGGKLAGFQELEYDEAAKAVIGEHIEKRKKFRLELGFDDEIDLFDGTQLLSEQLKEEVGKRVLLQDIKPYKPEFGIKPYLCGCYRSSSDFALVPSEELQNHIDYVLRSEIEDDEPYSPTVKEVCLCFYVDQWYRCVVSRILNSEYEVLLLDFGNVEIIKKENLRKLDEQSRQVPPLALPCKLIGLPKDQNVEDLLKNIIIEGEIYNVDVKCIDEGKCQVEIPSVYQKIKDNCDLKRE; via the exons ATGAACGACTTTAATATAAG aatgcaagatgacaataaatttgtgGACATCCACGGTCGCGAAATTACGACGATTtcagttggaaaaaataacgaAGCGGCATTTCCATTGTCCGAGTTGAAACAAACTGGCGTGGGCATCTATCAAAAGAGTCAATATGCGAAACTTTCCGCAAAAGAAAA AGACTTTGATGGTGACTTTATCAATTACATGTTGGAATCAGCCAAGTCTTACATGTtgaacaataaaatttcatttagtCAAGAACAGATTATAAGGAGCATTGAGAA TTGTAAAACTGTTTTGTCCGGAAACAGAACTGCAACTCCCCAAcccagttttttgaaaaacagatCAATAGAAAAAAGGTCTGatgatgaaattttaattcaagtgAAAAACACTCCTGAGGTTACACCACCGTCAACCGGTCTGCCCCGAAAATCGCCCATCATGTCACCCCAACAGCTGTCGTTTTTGAAGGAAACCAAAAACACCAATCtaaaaatcgagaaaagacaAAATCCCAATGAAAAGTCTTCGCAAAGTAGAAAACATGACTTGAAAAATCGCCTCGCCGAACAAAAGAATCAAATCGTTGAAAGTGGTGATTGGAGCAGCAGCAGTAGCACTAGTAGCGGTAGTATTAAGAAGAATTTCAACAGCGGCAAACCGAAGCCAAACAAGAAAAATAGTCCGGAGAAGTCAAGAGAAGGTCCACCGGAAGTGCGTCCGCCGAAAGGCAAATTTTCATACGACATGGATGCAGAGGAACACGACGTCGTGGTCACTCAAATAGACAAACCTAACTGTATTTGGGTGAGAGATAAAGTCAACGACGAGCTGTTGAACAGCGTTCACGTGAAAATCAACGAGGAGGCGACATTTCAGAAGGTGGCCTCAAAACCGTGGGAGATGGATAAGGTGTACATGGCGCAAGACGAGGGTTGTTg GTTTAGATGCAAGATCACGAAGTTCACTCCGTTGACGGTATTTTTCTTGGATTATGGAAACGTGGCCGAAGTAAACGAGATAAAGGAAGTGTCCGACGAaatggccaagattccgtgtttGGCGGTCCGCATCACCTTCAAGGTGTCCGAATACGAGCCTCGTTTAGAAGATGAAATTCGAATGAAACGTTTCATGCGGAACAAGGACGGTACCTTCTTTGTCAACATATTGAAGAGTCCCCTGAAGCCAGCTAACAAAACTCAAAGTTATTTCACGAGGCCACCGTATTTTTCCTCGCCACAAGACCGGCAGAGTGTGGTGATCATGCGGGAGAAAAATGGCCTGTTGTATCTGAGGACTAGGGAATGCTTCGAAAAGATGAAAGAAATAGAAAAGGCTATCGAGAATTACGTCAAAACTGCCGGTCCCGTCCAAAATGTGAAAGTCAATCAGTTGGTCTTGTGCCAGAGGAATAAAGACAAGTTCGACAGAGCGATCGTCACTAAAGTCCACCAAACTGGAGCAGAAATCGAACTTTTGGATTATTTGGAGAGCTCCAAGGTCGAGTTGAAGATGTTGAAGACGATCAGTGAAGAACTGAGTCGTGAACCGGTCACCTATTGCGTAGGAGGCAAACTGGCAGGTTTTCAAGAACTAGAGTATGATGAGGCCGCAAAAGCGGTCATAGGAGAGCACatagaaaaaaggaaaaagttTCGATTG GAATTGGGATTTGACGATGAAATAGATTTATTCGACGGAACTCAACTGTTGTCAGAACAACTTAAAGAAGAAGTCGGCAAAAGAGTCCTACTCCAAGACATAAAACCGTACAAGCCCGAATTCGGTATAAAACCGTACTTGTGCGGTTGTTACAGATCAAGCAGCGACTTCGCTTTGGTTCCGAGCGAGGAGTTGCAAAATCACATAGATTACGTGTTGAGATCAGAAATTGAAGATGACGAACCGTACAGTCCTACCGTGAAAGAAGTTTGCTTGTGTTTTTACGTCG aCCAGTGGTACAGGTGTGTCGTATCTCGGATTTTAAATTCGGAGTACGAAGTACTGTTGCTTGACTTTGGGAACGTCGAAATTATCAAGAAGGAAAACTTGCGAAAACTGGATGAACAAAGTAGACAAGTACCGCCGTTAGCGCTTCCGTGTAAATTAATCG gtttGCCAAAGGATCAGAACGTTGAAGATTTACTCAAAAATATAATCATTGAGGGAGAAATATACAACGTCGACGTGAAGTGCATCGATGAGGGCAAGTGCCAAGTAGAAATACCGTcagtttatcaaaaaattaaggACAACTGTGATCTGAAGCGAGAATAA
- the Veneno gene encoding maternal protein tudor isoform X2 yields MQDDNKFVDIHGREITTISVGKNNEAAFPLSELKQTGVGIYQKSQYAKLSAKEKDFDGDFINYMLESAKSYMLNNKISFSQEQIIRSIENCKTVLSGNRTATPQPSFLKNRSIEKRSDDEILIQVKNTPEVTPPSTGLPRKSPIMSPQQLSFLKETKNTNLKIEKRQNPNEKSSQSRKHDLKNRLAEQKNQIVESGDWSSSSSTSSGSIKKNFNSGKPKPNKKNSPEKSREGPPEVRPPKGKFSYDMDAEEHDVVVTQIDKPNCIWVRDKVNDELLNSVHVKINEEATFQKVASKPWEMDKVYMAQDEGCWFRCKITKFTPLTVFFLDYGNVAEVNEIKEVSDEMAKIPCLAVRITFKVSEYEPRLEDEIRMKRFMRNKDGTFFVNILKSPLKPANKTQSYFTRPPYFSSPQDRQSVVIMREKNGLLYLRTRECFEKMKEIEKAIENYVKTAGPVQNVKVNQLVLCQRNKDKFDRAIVTKVHQTGAEIELLDYLESSKVELKMLKTISEELSREPVTYCVGGKLAGFQELEYDEAAKAVIGEHIEKRKKFRLELGFDDEIDLFDGTQLLSEQLKEEVGKRVLLQDIKPYKPEFGIKPYLCGCYRSSSDFALVPSEELQNHIDYVLRSEIEDDEPYSPTVKEVCLCFYVDQWYRCVVSRILNSEYEVLLLDFGNVEIIKKENLRKLDEQSRQVPPLALPCKLIGLPKDQNVEDLLKNIIIEGEIYNVDVKCIDEGKCQVEIPSVYQKIKDNCDLKRE; encoded by the exons atgcaagatgacaataaatttgtgGACATCCACGGTCGCGAAATTACGACGATTtcagttggaaaaaataacgaAGCGGCATTTCCATTGTCCGAGTTGAAACAAACTGGCGTGGGCATCTATCAAAAGAGTCAATATGCGAAACTTTCCGCAAAAGAAAA AGACTTTGATGGTGACTTTATCAATTACATGTTGGAATCAGCCAAGTCTTACATGTtgaacaataaaatttcatttagtCAAGAACAGATTATAAGGAGCATTGAGAA TTGTAAAACTGTTTTGTCCGGAAACAGAACTGCAACTCCCCAAcccagttttttgaaaaacagatCAATAGAAAAAAGGTCTGatgatgaaattttaattcaagtgAAAAACACTCCTGAGGTTACACCACCGTCAACCGGTCTGCCCCGAAAATCGCCCATCATGTCACCCCAACAGCTGTCGTTTTTGAAGGAAACCAAAAACACCAATCtaaaaatcgagaaaagacaAAATCCCAATGAAAAGTCTTCGCAAAGTAGAAAACATGACTTGAAAAATCGCCTCGCCGAACAAAAGAATCAAATCGTTGAAAGTGGTGATTGGAGCAGCAGCAGTAGCACTAGTAGCGGTAGTATTAAGAAGAATTTCAACAGCGGCAAACCGAAGCCAAACAAGAAAAATAGTCCGGAGAAGTCAAGAGAAGGTCCACCGGAAGTGCGTCCGCCGAAAGGCAAATTTTCATACGACATGGATGCAGAGGAACACGACGTCGTGGTCACTCAAATAGACAAACCTAACTGTATTTGGGTGAGAGATAAAGTCAACGACGAGCTGTTGAACAGCGTTCACGTGAAAATCAACGAGGAGGCGACATTTCAGAAGGTGGCCTCAAAACCGTGGGAGATGGATAAGGTGTACATGGCGCAAGACGAGGGTTGTTg GTTTAGATGCAAGATCACGAAGTTCACTCCGTTGACGGTATTTTTCTTGGATTATGGAAACGTGGCCGAAGTAAACGAGATAAAGGAAGTGTCCGACGAaatggccaagattccgtgtttGGCGGTCCGCATCACCTTCAAGGTGTCCGAATACGAGCCTCGTTTAGAAGATGAAATTCGAATGAAACGTTTCATGCGGAACAAGGACGGTACCTTCTTTGTCAACATATTGAAGAGTCCCCTGAAGCCAGCTAACAAAACTCAAAGTTATTTCACGAGGCCACCGTATTTTTCCTCGCCACAAGACCGGCAGAGTGTGGTGATCATGCGGGAGAAAAATGGCCTGTTGTATCTGAGGACTAGGGAATGCTTCGAAAAGATGAAAGAAATAGAAAAGGCTATCGAGAATTACGTCAAAACTGCCGGTCCCGTCCAAAATGTGAAAGTCAATCAGTTGGTCTTGTGCCAGAGGAATAAAGACAAGTTCGACAGAGCGATCGTCACTAAAGTCCACCAAACTGGAGCAGAAATCGAACTTTTGGATTATTTGGAGAGCTCCAAGGTCGAGTTGAAGATGTTGAAGACGATCAGTGAAGAACTGAGTCGTGAACCGGTCACCTATTGCGTAGGAGGCAAACTGGCAGGTTTTCAAGAACTAGAGTATGATGAGGCCGCAAAAGCGGTCATAGGAGAGCACatagaaaaaaggaaaaagttTCGATTG GAATTGGGATTTGACGATGAAATAGATTTATTCGACGGAACTCAACTGTTGTCAGAACAACTTAAAGAAGAAGTCGGCAAAAGAGTCCTACTCCAAGACATAAAACCGTACAAGCCCGAATTCGGTATAAAACCGTACTTGTGCGGTTGTTACAGATCAAGCAGCGACTTCGCTTTGGTTCCGAGCGAGGAGTTGCAAAATCACATAGATTACGTGTTGAGATCAGAAATTGAAGATGACGAACCGTACAGTCCTACCGTGAAAGAAGTTTGCTTGTGTTTTTACGTCG aCCAGTGGTACAGGTGTGTCGTATCTCGGATTTTAAATTCGGAGTACGAAGTACTGTTGCTTGACTTTGGGAACGTCGAAATTATCAAGAAGGAAAACTTGCGAAAACTGGATGAACAAAGTAGACAAGTACCGCCGTTAGCGCTTCCGTGTAAATTAATCG gtttGCCAAAGGATCAGAACGTTGAAGATTTACTCAAAAATATAATCATTGAGGGAGAAATATACAACGTCGACGTGAAGTGCATCGATGAGGGCAAGTGCCAAGTAGAAATACCGTcagtttatcaaaaaattaaggACAACTGTGATCTGAAGCGAGAATAA